A section of the Aerosakkonema funiforme FACHB-1375 genome encodes:
- a CDS encoding response regulator encodes MSKKILIVDDEPHIRVLMEQTLEDLEDKGVELLMADNGEKALETIKREKPQLVFLDVMMPKMSGFEVCNAVKKELGMYEVYIVMLTAKGQEFDKQKGNDAGADLYMTKPFDPDEVLEKSIEILGL; translated from the coding sequence ATGAGCAAAAAAATATTGATTGTCGATGATGAGCCTCACATTAGAGTTCTCATGGAACAAACCCTAGAAGATCTGGAAGACAAAGGGGTAGAACTGTTGATGGCAGACAACGGCGAAAAAGCCCTAGAAACCATCAAAAGAGAAAAACCTCAACTTGTATTTCTGGATGTGATGATGCCTAAAATGAGTGGTTTTGAAGTATGTAACGCTGTCAAAAAAGAATTGGGGATGTATGAGGTTTATATTGTTATGTTGACAGCGAAAGGACAGGAGTTCGATAAACAAAAAGGAAATGATGCAGGTGCAGATTTGTATATGACAAAGCCTTTCGATCCGGATGAAGTCCTGGAAAAATCTATAGAAATTCTGGGTCTCTAA
- the miaE gene encoding tRNA-(ms[2]io[6]A)-hydroxylase — translation MLTTINALKQPTRWEWVVQALANLDTILLDHSHCERKAAGVAINLMFRYPSNTKLVRMLTAIAREELEHFELVNQWLERRGIPLGPLPAPPYGATLNSEIRRDEPMRLLDTLLVCGLIEARSHERLGLLADACPDRELAQFYRGLMASEARHFGIYWILADTYFDRETVMQRLEELAIVESNVLATLHPQPRIHS, via the coding sequence ATGCTAACGACTATTAACGCGCTCAAGCAACCCACGAGATGGGAATGGGTTGTACAAGCTCTAGCCAACCTGGATACGATTTTGCTGGATCACTCGCACTGCGAGCGCAAGGCGGCTGGGGTGGCAATAAATTTGATGTTTCGGTATCCTTCTAATACCAAGTTGGTGCGGATGCTGACTGCGATCGCTCGCGAGGAATTGGAACACTTCGAGCTGGTCAACCAGTGGCTGGAACGGCGGGGTATTCCGCTTGGCCCACTGCCAGCGCCTCCCTACGGTGCTACTCTCAACTCGGAGATTCGCCGCGATGAACCGATGCGCTTGTTGGATACTTTGCTGGTCTGCGGTTTGATAGAGGCTCGCAGTCACGAACGGCTGGGTTTGTTAGCCGATGCCTGTCCCGATCGGGAGTTAGCCCAATTTTATCGCGGTTTGATGGCTTCGGAGGCCCGTCACTTCGGGATTTATTGGATTTTGGCAGATACTTATTTCGATCGGGAAACTGTGATGCAGAGATTGGAGGAATTGGCGATCGTGGAAAGTAATGTGCTGGCTACTTTGCATCCTCAACCGAGAATTCATAGCTAA
- a CDS encoding metallophosphoesterase family protein, with translation MSETTNRRIIIGDVHGHYNGLMTLLEAIAPGEDDRVYFLGDLIDRGPQSFHVVEFVSTNSYPCLLGNHEQLLLDSFANGKPQAHILQVWLYSGGNATIASYPESRIPSEHIDWLRMLPPYLDLGDLWLVHAGVHPQMPITEQNADQFCWIRDEFHSIPKPYFPDKLIITGHTITFTLPNISPGKIAQGQGWLDIDTGAYHRKSGWLTGLDITNKLVYQVNVFDGSIRTLPLQEAVAKVEPQQILARH, from the coding sequence ATGAGCGAAACTACCAACCGTCGCATCATTATCGGTGATGTTCACGGTCATTACAACGGCCTCATGACCTTATTAGAGGCGATCGCACCAGGCGAAGACGATCGAGTCTATTTCTTAGGAGACTTAATCGATCGTGGCCCACAAAGTTTTCACGTTGTCGAGTTTGTCAGCACAAACTCCTATCCATGTTTGCTGGGAAACCACGAGCAACTATTGCTCGACAGCTTCGCCAACGGAAAACCACAAGCTCACATACTGCAAGTCTGGCTCTACAGTGGCGGTAACGCCACGATCGCCAGTTACCCAGAATCCCGCATCCCATCAGAACACATAGACTGGTTGCGGATGCTACCACCTTATCTAGATTTGGGCGATCTCTGGCTAGTTCATGCAGGCGTCCATCCCCAGATGCCCATTACAGAGCAAAACGCCGACCAATTTTGTTGGATTCGGGACGAATTTCACTCTATACCCAAACCTTACTTCCCCGATAAACTAATCATTACAGGTCATACCATCACTTTTACCCTACCGAACATCTCCCCTGGAAAAATTGCCCAAGGACAGGGTTGGTTAGATATCGACACAGGCGCATATCATCGCAAAAGTGGTTGGTTGACCGGATTAGATATCACCAACAAGCTTGTCTATCAAGTCAATGTGTTTGACGGCTCAATTCGCACTTTACCGCTACAAGAAGCAGTAGCAAAGGTTGAACCACAGCAAATACTTGCCCGTCACTAG
- a CDS encoding M48 family metallopeptidase, which produces MLNVKSIFFARFRGRWYYPLLSALVALTLWVTALPATKALPLQDLILQGIQIIQLSKISDRQEVQIGGQINTQLLSSQFQLYRNSQIAEYVDRVGQRLASVSDRPNIPYRFQVVRDNSINAFATMGGFVYVTTGLLVAADNEAQLASVLGHEIGHIASRHSIEQMRQVAIERGLATAAGLNRNTMVRLGVDLAVNRPQSRKDELEADQRGLRNIRQAGYAESGIVGFMEKLLGQPSPPSFLSTHPAPKDRIVALERAIDPARANVGDGLDETEYRTNIRALLRSRNY; this is translated from the coding sequence ATGTTGAACGTCAAGTCGATATTTTTCGCTCGTTTCCGTGGGCGCTGGTATTATCCGTTACTTTCTGCGCTCGTGGCGCTGACCCTATGGGTGACTGCACTTCCAGCCACCAAAGCACTGCCGTTGCAAGATTTAATTTTGCAGGGAATTCAAATTATACAGCTATCTAAAATATCGGATCGGCAGGAAGTCCAGATTGGGGGGCAGATTAATACACAGTTACTGTCGAGTCAGTTTCAGCTTTATCGGAATTCGCAAATTGCGGAGTATGTCGATCGGGTGGGACAGCGTTTGGCATCTGTGAGCGATCGCCCCAATATTCCTTACAGGTTTCAGGTGGTCAGAGACAATAGCATCAATGCTTTTGCCACGATGGGGGGATTTGTCTACGTTACCACGGGATTGCTGGTGGCGGCAGATAATGAAGCCCAACTAGCGAGCGTTTTGGGTCACGAAATCGGTCACATTGCTAGCCGCCATTCGATCGAACAGATGCGTCAGGTGGCGATCGAACGCGGACTCGCTACAGCGGCTGGACTGAACCGCAATACTATGGTAAGGCTGGGCGTGGATTTGGCAGTTAACCGTCCTCAAAGTCGTAAGGATGAATTGGAAGCCGACCAAAGGGGATTGCGAAATATCAGGCAAGCGGGCTACGCTGAATCGGGAATAGTGGGATTTATGGAAAAACTGCTCGGTCAACCTTCGCCTCCGAGCTTTTTAAGCACTCATCCAGCTCCGAAGGATCGCATTGTGGCTTTAGAGCGGGCGATCGATCCAGCTAGGGCTAATGTGGGCGATGGTTTGGACGAGACTGAATATCGAACAAATATTCGAGCGCTGCTGCGATCTCGCAATTATTAA
- a CDS encoding DUF4330 domain-containing protein encodes MKKILDSQGRLLGKLSILDVGAAIVILLVIVGIFFFPGTSGSVAQLGVATRPVEVDVVVRGLSIRNPQELIKQFQTKKKTNIIIRNQPYGQVDIKAVKELPRTVVVPQPDGSVKALPDPRKDTFSTDMVITLTGKAQITNNGPVLGNNKIKVGMPIELEGFDYDFNSSVIDVRIKS; translated from the coding sequence ATGAAAAAGATTTTAGACTCTCAAGGTCGCTTGTTAGGCAAACTCAGCATCCTGGACGTGGGTGCAGCTATAGTGATTCTGCTCGTTATTGTAGGTATCTTTTTCTTTCCCGGTACTTCCGGTTCCGTGGCTCAATTGGGAGTAGCGACAAGACCCGTCGAAGTTGATGTCGTTGTCAGGGGTTTGAGCATTCGTAACCCCCAAGAGTTAATCAAGCAGTTTCAGACCAAAAAGAAAACCAATATCATTATCCGCAATCAACCATACGGTCAGGTTGACATCAAAGCCGTCAAAGAACTGCCCAGAACTGTAGTCGTTCCCCAACCCGATGGTTCCGTCAAAGCACTTCCCGATCCGAGAAAGGATACTTTTAGCACCGATATGGTAATTACTTTAACTGGCAAAGCCCAAATTACTAACAACGGCCCCGTTCTCGGCAACAATAAAATCAAAGTCGGTATGCCGATCGAATTGGAAGGCTTCGATTATGATTTCAACTCCAGCGTTATCGATGTACGGATCAAAAGTTAA
- a CDS encoding alpha/beta fold hydrolase: protein MFQPPGFEQLSVMTSLGRMVYYTAQGELWGRQDATGAEELPTLVFLHGFGGGSSAYEWSKVYPAFATEYRILAPDLIGWGKSNHPARNYRIEDYLTTIAEFIEQTCNGPVPVIASSLTAAFTIRIAINRPELFKCLILTTPAGLADFGENYASSFFAQLVSVPILDRIIYSTGVANPKGIRTFLEQRQFADARRVYDEIVEAYLESALAENAEYAALSFVRGDLSFDLSLYISQLTAPTAFIWGKQSQFTGPEIGQRLASLNPSAIRFFQHLEDVGLTPQLELPAVTIGLIRRFLKELS, encoded by the coding sequence ATGTTTCAACCACCCGGCTTTGAACAACTATCGGTGATGACCTCCCTCGGCAGAATGGTATATTACACAGCCCAAGGGGAATTATGGGGGCGTCAGGATGCTACTGGTGCAGAAGAACTGCCTACTTTGGTATTCTTGCACGGCTTTGGTGGCGGGTCATCTGCCTACGAGTGGTCTAAGGTATATCCCGCTTTTGCTACGGAATACCGTATTTTGGCACCGGATTTAATCGGTTGGGGTAAGTCGAACCATCCAGCTCGCAATTACCGGATTGAGGATTACCTGACGACGATCGCAGAGTTTATCGAGCAAACTTGCAATGGGCCTGTGCCTGTAATTGCGTCTTCTCTGACAGCTGCTTTTACCATCAGGATAGCCATCAACCGCCCGGAATTATTCAAGTGCCTAATTCTGACTACTCCCGCAGGTCTGGCGGATTTTGGGGAAAATTATGCCAGTAGCTTCTTTGCCCAGCTGGTAAGCGTACCGATTCTCGATCGCATCATCTACAGTACCGGAGTTGCCAACCCCAAAGGTATTAGGACATTTTTAGAGCAGCGTCAATTTGCCGATGCTCGTCGGGTCTACGATGAGATTGTGGAAGCATACCTGGAATCGGCTTTGGCAGAAAATGCTGAATATGCGGCACTTTCGTTTGTGCGGGGCGATTTGAGCTTCGATCTGTCCTTGTACATTTCCCAGTTAACTGCACCCACCGCGTTTATTTGGGGCAAACAGTCTCAGTTTACGGGGCCAGAAATAGGGCAGCGCTTGGCAAGTTTGAATCCCTCAGCCATCCGATTTTTTCAACATTTGGAAGATGTCGGGTTGACGCCTCAGCTGGAATTGCCTGCGGTGACAATCGGTTTGATTCGGCGATTTTTGAAAGAACTCAGCTAG
- a CDS encoding polysaccharide deacetylase family protein, whose amino-acid sequence MQFAPLYPIAYQILKPTFNNCLWAGSVAQPYVALTFDDGPHPQWTPQLLAVLDRYNITASFFWLGACVNRTPDIAKEVYRRGHWVGLHGYDHRIFPRLAPDSLRWSLSQTQIAIANACELDLEDVCKQVRDVRPPNGMFTPQTLKWLRKWNYRPVMWSVVPEDWLRPGVSVVVQRVLRQVRNGSLIVLHDGACGGQDVAETTAQIIELLLQLGLKFVTVDRLWQQISYPRAR is encoded by the coding sequence ATGCAATTCGCTCCGCTTTATCCCATTGCTTACCAAATTCTCAAGCCTACCTTTAACAACTGTCTTTGGGCAGGATCTGTCGCACAACCCTATGTAGCCCTTACCTTTGACGATGGCCCCCACCCACAGTGGACACCGCAACTGTTGGCAGTTTTAGATCGCTACAACATCACAGCCAGTTTCTTTTGGTTGGGTGCTTGTGTAAATCGAACACCAGATATCGCTAAGGAGGTTTATCGGCGGGGTCACTGGGTTGGTTTGCACGGTTACGATCATCGCATCTTTCCCCGTCTCGCTCCCGACTCTCTCAGATGGAGTTTGTCGCAAACCCAAATCGCGATCGCCAATGCCTGCGAGTTAGATTTAGAGGATGTCTGCAAACAAGTCCGCGATGTTCGACCTCCTAACGGGATGTTTACACCCCAAACCTTGAAGTGGTTGCGTAAGTGGAACTATCGCCCGGTAATGTGGAGTGTGGTTCCGGAAGATTGGCTGCGACCTGGAGTTTCTGTTGTGGTACAGCGCGTGCTACGACAGGTTCGCAACGGTTCTCTCATTGTTTTGCACGATGGTGCTTGCGGTGGGCAAGATGTCGCCGAAACGACTGCCCAAATTATTGAGCTTCTACTACAACTTGGACTGAAATTTGTTACAGTCGATCGGCTATGGCAGCAAATCTCCTACCCCCGCGCCCGGTAA